Proteins encoded together in one Astyanax mexicanus isolate ESR-SI-001 chromosome 10, AstMex3_surface, whole genome shotgun sequence window:
- the maml1 gene encoding mastermind-like protein 1 isoform X2, whose translation MADFVVQRHSAVMERLRRRIELFRRHHNSCENRYDSTTMERMDMERQQTFALHQRCLQTKAKRSNKHRQQGPAATAANEQTGQRAPGSAGTNSELAEGGGAPGDQSRNSTLIAVSTNLQETVKRKLENAGSPLSRDQVNGFGDGYPPSKKSCLEDALSGINGATNGALPPLSPLDSKHGICPDSLGMNGTHATGGVEPNGVGLPDGCGVRGSESDIRLKEMKQEPMDDILPTGGGNGNIILPDLNLNEQEWTELMEEFNRSVPYEEIQELFNDGFEDRKDPDLSAGGPPSNLLPADLASVVKAEFSPAPTSSSAAFEQDSRTGSPHVPPSSSGPLLHTGSPVTAPSAASSPALPGPQHSQQQQQQQQQQQQQSGQPSRPLQNHLLTGAPKDLSPAQQLQQLAAREQQRAQLMQSHQHQSQKQQQPKQQQQQQQQAPKFHQQSNIPSTWSQNTPTQSQMGGTFGLEKPTSPSLYPSDFQNSKPLLMPGQQPNKGSPKAGAPGGYMPQGAHPMLGHPAPPSGTLSHPSGPGAMLDYRNTKPLSHYEAGGPRGSAAPPLQNKAALLNLLRQQQQQQQQQQQQQQQQQQQQQQQQQQQQQQQQMKQRPGGMQYRPPAHLPHSQEPGTYPSGPHVPGPGGAMTGQPGGSGMSTNHGTVPYMSNLQKQQQMQMLNPQQKQFILGQQRQMMAEQEKQRQQQEQQMQRHLTRPPPQYQDQQNPSAQQNPFQQQQVSQFPGSSQPMGNVNSLGGPAPSAQRMFTQTQSMMGMGQGSGPTPGAPSAASQAEMSLSSCTGGLDVQQVLYGNMPMHPSHPNQQRVPVSAMSAAYRQNILAQQQAQQQAHLKSQPNAALLKQQQQQQQLARLPNMSNTLANNMNSAMPSSIPGAMPPQSWQQQQQQSHPALQQSMAGQPNPSSGGMPTGFPGSGFHIQPRMPKLPGSSPFTQAAMGNGTTSRAMAGMNPGQMMPNMAQQRTNNPGMGQQLPPPNQQQPQQGQQAPPQSQQVLPDLSSFGQSQGSQVPNRTAGMQCNQAFQVNGTAGQQMQFAYSNQPNLLGESDLDSLLKNQTQEWMDDLDELLACHH comes from the exons ATGGCGGATTTCGTCGTGCAGCGCCACAGCGCGGTGATGGAGCGGCTCCGCCGGCGCATCGAGCTCTTCAGGCGGCACCACAACAGTTGCGAGAACCGCTACGACAGTACTACTATGGAGCGCATGGATATGGAGAGGCAGCAGACCTTTGCGCTGCACCAGCGCTGCCTGCAGACCAAGGCCAAGCGCTCCAACAAGCACCGACAGCAGGGACCGGCGGCGACCGCGGCGAACGAGCAGACGGGGCAGAGAGCACCGGGATCCGCGGGGACAAACTCGGAGTTGGCAGAGGGCGGCGGGGCGCCTGGAGATCAGAGCAGGAACAGCACTCTGATCGCGGTTAGTACAAAT TTGCAGGAGACTGTGAAGAGGAAGCTGGAGAATGCAGGCTCTCCACTCAGTCGTGACCAAGTTAACGGCTTTGGTGATGGCTACCCTCCATCCAAAAAGTCCTGTCTAGAAGATGCTTTGAGTGGCATTAATGGAGCAACGAATGGAGCTTTGCCTCCTCTTTCCCCTCTGGATAGTAAGCATGGCATATGTCCTGACTCTCTGGGAATGAACGGTACACATGCCACAGGTGGTGTGGAGCCAAACGGAGTTGGGCTGCCTGATGGATGTGGGGTGCGGGGCAGCGAGTCGGACATTCGCCTGAAAGAGATGAAGCAAGAGCCAATGGACGACATCCTGCCCACTGGAGGAGGAAATGGTAACATCATTcttcctgacctcaacctgaatGAGCAGGAATGGACTGAGCTCATGGAGGAGTTCAACCGCTCTGTTCCCTATGAGGAGATCCAGGAGCTCTTCAATGATGGTTTTGAGGACCGGAAGGACCCTGATTTGTCGGCTGGCGGTCCACCATCCAACCTACTGCCTGCAGACCTTGCCAGCGTGGTAAAAGCTGAGTTTTCACCGGCCCCAACTTCATCCTCAGCTGCTTTTGAGCAGGACTCGCGCACTGGTTCCCCTCATGTCCCACCCTCCTCATCTGGGCCTTTGCTTCACACTGGTTCCCCAGTCACAGCTCCCTCAGCAGCCTCCTCTCCGGCCTTGCCCGGGCCCCAGcactctcagcagcagcagcagcagcaacaacagcagcagcaacaatcaGGCCAGCCGTCTAGACCTCTCCAGAACCACCTGCTGACTGGAGCCCCTAAAGACCTCTCGCCTGCTCAGCAGCTCCAACAGCTGGCTGCGAGGGAGCAGCAGAGGGCGCAGCTGATGCAGAGCCACCAGCACCAGTCACAGAAACAACAGCAGCcgaaacaacagcagcagcagcagcagcaagcacCCAAATTCCACCAGCAGTCCAATATCCCATCCACCTGGTCCCAGAACACTCCCACCCAGAGTCAGATGGGAGGCACTTTTGGCCTGGAAAAACCCACCAGCCCCTCGCTTTACCCTTCAGACTTTCAGAATTCAAAACCTCTGCTCATGCCAGGGCAGCAGCCCAACAAAGGCTCACCCAAAGCGGGTGCCCCTGGAGGGTATATGCCGCAAGGTGCCCATCCCATGCTGGGTCACCCAGCACCTCCCTCTGGCACCCTCAGTCACCCGTCTGGCCCAGGGGCCATGTTGGACTACAGGAACACTAAGCCCCTGAGCCACTATGAAGCAGGAGGACCCAGAGGCTCTGCAGCCCCACCGCTGCAAAATAAAGCAGCCCTGCTCAACCTTCtccgccagcagcagcagcagcagcagcagcagcaacaacaacaacaacaacaacaacaacaacaacagcagcagcagcagcagcagcagcagcaacaacagatGAAGCAAAGGCCAGGTGGCATGCAATACAGACCCCCAGCACATCTACCGCACAGTCAG GAGCCTGGCACTTACCCTTCAGGTCCTCATGTCCCAGGCCCTGGTGGTGCCATGACAGGGCAGCCAGGTGGCAGTGGCATGTCAACAAACCATGGTACCGTGCCCTATATGAGCAacctgcagaaacagcagcagatgCAAATGCTGAATCCACAACAGAAACAGTTCATTTTGGGACAACAGAGACAGATGATGGCAGAACAG GagaagcagcggcagcagcaggaaCAGCAAATGCAGAGGCATCTGACCCGCCCCCCGCCGCAGTACCAGGACCAACAGAACCCCTCTGCCCAGCAGAACCCATTCCAGCAGCAACAAGTCTCACAGTTTCCAG GTTCCTCTCAGCCTATGGGCAATGTGAATTCCCTCGGTGGTCCTGCTCCCAGCGCTCAGCGCATGTTCACACAAACACAATCCATGATGGGAATGGGTCAGGGCAGTGGCCCCACCCCCGGTGCTCCTTCAGCTGCCAGTCAAGCAGAAATGAGCCTGTCATCCTGCACAGGTGGGCTTGATGTGCAACAGGTTCTATATGGCAACATGCCCATGCACCCATCTCATCCTAACCAGCAGAGAGTTCCTGTGTCGGCCATGTCTGCAGCTTACAGACAGAACATTCTGGCCCAGCAGCAGGCCCAGCAGCAGGCCCATCTCAAGAGCCAGCCTAATGCTGCTTTGttaaaacagcaacagcagcagcagcagttagctCGTCTCCCTAACATGTCCAACACATTAGCTAACAACATGAACTCCGCCATGCCCAGCAGTATACCAGGTGCAATGCCACCACAGtcctggcagcagcagcagcaacagtctCACCCTGCCCTCCAGCAGAGCATGGCAGGCCAGCCTAACCCCAGCAGCGGTGGCATGCCCACTGGCTTTCCCGGTTCTGGCTTCCACATACAACCACGAATGCCCAAACTTCCAGGAAGCAGCCCTTTCACTCAAGCTGCCATGGGCAACGGCACGACAAGCAGGGCCATGGCAGGCATGAACCCTGGGCAGATGATGCCCAACATGGCTCAACAAAGGACCAACAACCCTGGCATGGGTCAGCAGCTGCCTCCTCCCAATCAGCAGCAGCCTCAGCAGGGACAGCAAGCGCCACCTCAGTCCCAGCAAGTGTTGCCTGACCTGAGCTCGTTCGGGCAGTCGCAGGGATCTCAGGTGCCCAACCGTACAGCAGGCATGCAGTGCAACCAAGCGTTCCAGGTCAACGGGACTGCCGGTCAGCAGATGCAGTTTGCTTACAGCAACCAGCCTAACCTCCTCGGGGAGAGCGATTTGGACTCCCTGTTAAAGAACCAGACCCAGGAGTGGATGGATGATCTGGACGAGCTGCTGGCTTGTCATCATTGA
- the maml1 gene encoding mastermind-like protein 1 isoform X1 codes for MADFVVQRHSAVMERLRRRIELFRRHHNSCENRYDSTTMERMDMERQQTFALHQRCLQTKAKRSNKHRQQGPAATAANEQTGQRAPGSAGTNSELAEGGGAPGDQSRNSTLIAVSTNLQETVKRKLENAGSPLSRDQVNGFGDGYPPSKKSCLEDALSGINGATNGALPPLSPLDSKHGICPDSLGMNGTHATGGVEPNGVGLPDGCGVRGSESDIRLKEMKQEPMDDILPTGGGNGNIILPDLNLNEQEWTELMEEFNRSVPYEEIQELFNDGFEDRKDPDLSAGGPPSNLLPADLASVVKAEFSPAPTSSSAAFEQDSRTGSPHVPPSSSGPLLHTGSPVTAPSAASSPALPGPQHSQQQQQQQQQQQQQSGQPSRPLQNHLLTGAPKDLSPAQQLQQLAAREQQRAQLMQSHQHQSQKQQQPKQQQQQQQQAPKFHQQSNIPSTWSQNTPTQSQMGGTFGLEKPTSPSLYPSDFQNSKPLLMPGQQPNKGSPKAGAPGGYMPQGAHPMLGHPAPPSGTLSHPSGPGAMLDYRNTKPLSHYEAGGPRGSAAPPLQNKAALLNLLRQQQQQQQQQQQQQQQQQQQQQQQQQQQQQQQQMKQRPGGMQYRPPAHLPHSQQEPGTYPSGPHVPGPGGAMTGQPGGSGMSTNHGTVPYMSNLQKQQQMQMLNPQQKQFILGQQRQMMAEQEKQRQQQEQQMQRHLTRPPPQYQDQQNPSAQQNPFQQQQVSQFPGSSQPMGNVNSLGGPAPSAQRMFTQTQSMMGMGQGSGPTPGAPSAASQAEMSLSSCTGGLDVQQVLYGNMPMHPSHPNQQRVPVSAMSAAYRQNILAQQQAQQQAHLKSQPNAALLKQQQQQQQLARLPNMSNTLANNMNSAMPSSIPGAMPPQSWQQQQQQSHPALQQSMAGQPNPSSGGMPTGFPGSGFHIQPRMPKLPGSSPFTQAAMGNGTTSRAMAGMNPGQMMPNMAQQRTNNPGMGQQLPPPNQQQPQQGQQAPPQSQQVLPDLSSFGQSQGSQVPNRTAGMQCNQAFQVNGTAGQQMQFAYSNQPNLLGESDLDSLLKNQTQEWMDDLDELLACHH; via the exons ATGGCGGATTTCGTCGTGCAGCGCCACAGCGCGGTGATGGAGCGGCTCCGCCGGCGCATCGAGCTCTTCAGGCGGCACCACAACAGTTGCGAGAACCGCTACGACAGTACTACTATGGAGCGCATGGATATGGAGAGGCAGCAGACCTTTGCGCTGCACCAGCGCTGCCTGCAGACCAAGGCCAAGCGCTCCAACAAGCACCGACAGCAGGGACCGGCGGCGACCGCGGCGAACGAGCAGACGGGGCAGAGAGCACCGGGATCCGCGGGGACAAACTCGGAGTTGGCAGAGGGCGGCGGGGCGCCTGGAGATCAGAGCAGGAACAGCACTCTGATCGCGGTTAGTACAAAT TTGCAGGAGACTGTGAAGAGGAAGCTGGAGAATGCAGGCTCTCCACTCAGTCGTGACCAAGTTAACGGCTTTGGTGATGGCTACCCTCCATCCAAAAAGTCCTGTCTAGAAGATGCTTTGAGTGGCATTAATGGAGCAACGAATGGAGCTTTGCCTCCTCTTTCCCCTCTGGATAGTAAGCATGGCATATGTCCTGACTCTCTGGGAATGAACGGTACACATGCCACAGGTGGTGTGGAGCCAAACGGAGTTGGGCTGCCTGATGGATGTGGGGTGCGGGGCAGCGAGTCGGACATTCGCCTGAAAGAGATGAAGCAAGAGCCAATGGACGACATCCTGCCCACTGGAGGAGGAAATGGTAACATCATTcttcctgacctcaacctgaatGAGCAGGAATGGACTGAGCTCATGGAGGAGTTCAACCGCTCTGTTCCCTATGAGGAGATCCAGGAGCTCTTCAATGATGGTTTTGAGGACCGGAAGGACCCTGATTTGTCGGCTGGCGGTCCACCATCCAACCTACTGCCTGCAGACCTTGCCAGCGTGGTAAAAGCTGAGTTTTCACCGGCCCCAACTTCATCCTCAGCTGCTTTTGAGCAGGACTCGCGCACTGGTTCCCCTCATGTCCCACCCTCCTCATCTGGGCCTTTGCTTCACACTGGTTCCCCAGTCACAGCTCCCTCAGCAGCCTCCTCTCCGGCCTTGCCCGGGCCCCAGcactctcagcagcagcagcagcagcaacaacagcagcagcaacaatcaGGCCAGCCGTCTAGACCTCTCCAGAACCACCTGCTGACTGGAGCCCCTAAAGACCTCTCGCCTGCTCAGCAGCTCCAACAGCTGGCTGCGAGGGAGCAGCAGAGGGCGCAGCTGATGCAGAGCCACCAGCACCAGTCACAGAAACAACAGCAGCcgaaacaacagcagcagcagcagcagcaagcacCCAAATTCCACCAGCAGTCCAATATCCCATCCACCTGGTCCCAGAACACTCCCACCCAGAGTCAGATGGGAGGCACTTTTGGCCTGGAAAAACCCACCAGCCCCTCGCTTTACCCTTCAGACTTTCAGAATTCAAAACCTCTGCTCATGCCAGGGCAGCAGCCCAACAAAGGCTCACCCAAAGCGGGTGCCCCTGGAGGGTATATGCCGCAAGGTGCCCATCCCATGCTGGGTCACCCAGCACCTCCCTCTGGCACCCTCAGTCACCCGTCTGGCCCAGGGGCCATGTTGGACTACAGGAACACTAAGCCCCTGAGCCACTATGAAGCAGGAGGACCCAGAGGCTCTGCAGCCCCACCGCTGCAAAATAAAGCAGCCCTGCTCAACCTTCtccgccagcagcagcagcagcagcagcagcagcaacaacaacaacaacaacaacaacaacaacaacagcagcagcagcagcagcagcagcagcaacaacagatGAAGCAAAGGCCAGGTGGCATGCAATACAGACCCCCAGCACATCTACCGCACAGTCAG CAGGAGCCTGGCACTTACCCTTCAGGTCCTCATGTCCCAGGCCCTGGTGGTGCCATGACAGGGCAGCCAGGTGGCAGTGGCATGTCAACAAACCATGGTACCGTGCCCTATATGAGCAacctgcagaaacagcagcagatgCAAATGCTGAATCCACAACAGAAACAGTTCATTTTGGGACAACAGAGACAGATGATGGCAGAACAG GagaagcagcggcagcagcaggaaCAGCAAATGCAGAGGCATCTGACCCGCCCCCCGCCGCAGTACCAGGACCAACAGAACCCCTCTGCCCAGCAGAACCCATTCCAGCAGCAACAAGTCTCACAGTTTCCAG GTTCCTCTCAGCCTATGGGCAATGTGAATTCCCTCGGTGGTCCTGCTCCCAGCGCTCAGCGCATGTTCACACAAACACAATCCATGATGGGAATGGGTCAGGGCAGTGGCCCCACCCCCGGTGCTCCTTCAGCTGCCAGTCAAGCAGAAATGAGCCTGTCATCCTGCACAGGTGGGCTTGATGTGCAACAGGTTCTATATGGCAACATGCCCATGCACCCATCTCATCCTAACCAGCAGAGAGTTCCTGTGTCGGCCATGTCTGCAGCTTACAGACAGAACATTCTGGCCCAGCAGCAGGCCCAGCAGCAGGCCCATCTCAAGAGCCAGCCTAATGCTGCTTTGttaaaacagcaacagcagcagcagcagttagctCGTCTCCCTAACATGTCCAACACATTAGCTAACAACATGAACTCCGCCATGCCCAGCAGTATACCAGGTGCAATGCCACCACAGtcctggcagcagcagcagcaacagtctCACCCTGCCCTCCAGCAGAGCATGGCAGGCCAGCCTAACCCCAGCAGCGGTGGCATGCCCACTGGCTTTCCCGGTTCTGGCTTCCACATACAACCACGAATGCCCAAACTTCCAGGAAGCAGCCCTTTCACTCAAGCTGCCATGGGCAACGGCACGACAAGCAGGGCCATGGCAGGCATGAACCCTGGGCAGATGATGCCCAACATGGCTCAACAAAGGACCAACAACCCTGGCATGGGTCAGCAGCTGCCTCCTCCCAATCAGCAGCAGCCTCAGCAGGGACAGCAAGCGCCACCTCAGTCCCAGCAAGTGTTGCCTGACCTGAGCTCGTTCGGGCAGTCGCAGGGATCTCAGGTGCCCAACCGTACAGCAGGCATGCAGTGCAACCAAGCGTTCCAGGTCAACGGGACTGCCGGTCAGCAGATGCAGTTTGCTTACAGCAACCAGCCTAACCTCCTCGGGGAGAGCGATTTGGACTCCCTGTTAAAGAACCAGACCCAGGAGTGGATGGATGATCTGGACGAGCTGCTGGCTTGTCATCATTGA
- the maml1 gene encoding mastermind-like protein 1 isoform X3, with product MADFVVQRHSAVMERLRRRIELFRRHHNSCENRYDSTTMERMDMERQQTFALHQRCLQTKAKRSNKHRQQGPAATAANEQTGQRAPGSAGTNSELAEGGGAPGDQSRNSTLIALQETVKRKLENAGSPLSRDQVNGFGDGYPPSKKSCLEDALSGINGATNGALPPLSPLDSKHGICPDSLGMNGTHATGGVEPNGVGLPDGCGVRGSESDIRLKEMKQEPMDDILPTGGGNGNIILPDLNLNEQEWTELMEEFNRSVPYEEIQELFNDGFEDRKDPDLSAGGPPSNLLPADLASVVKAEFSPAPTSSSAAFEQDSRTGSPHVPPSSSGPLLHTGSPVTAPSAASSPALPGPQHSQQQQQQQQQQQQQSGQPSRPLQNHLLTGAPKDLSPAQQLQQLAAREQQRAQLMQSHQHQSQKQQQPKQQQQQQQQAPKFHQQSNIPSTWSQNTPTQSQMGGTFGLEKPTSPSLYPSDFQNSKPLLMPGQQPNKGSPKAGAPGGYMPQGAHPMLGHPAPPSGTLSHPSGPGAMLDYRNTKPLSHYEAGGPRGSAAPPLQNKAALLNLLRQQQQQQQQQQQQQQQQQQQQQQQQQQQQQQQQMKQRPGGMQYRPPAHLPHSQQEPGTYPSGPHVPGPGGAMTGQPGGSGMSTNHGTVPYMSNLQKQQQMQMLNPQQKQFILGQQRQMMAEQEKQRQQQEQQMQRHLTRPPPQYQDQQNPSAQQNPFQQQQVSQFPGSSQPMGNVNSLGGPAPSAQRMFTQTQSMMGMGQGSGPTPGAPSAASQAEMSLSSCTGGLDVQQVLYGNMPMHPSHPNQQRVPVSAMSAAYRQNILAQQQAQQQAHLKSQPNAALLKQQQQQQQLARLPNMSNTLANNMNSAMPSSIPGAMPPQSWQQQQQQSHPALQQSMAGQPNPSSGGMPTGFPGSGFHIQPRMPKLPGSSPFTQAAMGNGTTSRAMAGMNPGQMMPNMAQQRTNNPGMGQQLPPPNQQQPQQGQQAPPQSQQVLPDLSSFGQSQGSQVPNRTAGMQCNQAFQVNGTAGQQMQFAYSNQPNLLGESDLDSLLKNQTQEWMDDLDELLACHH from the exons ATGGCGGATTTCGTCGTGCAGCGCCACAGCGCGGTGATGGAGCGGCTCCGCCGGCGCATCGAGCTCTTCAGGCGGCACCACAACAGTTGCGAGAACCGCTACGACAGTACTACTATGGAGCGCATGGATATGGAGAGGCAGCAGACCTTTGCGCTGCACCAGCGCTGCCTGCAGACCAAGGCCAAGCGCTCCAACAAGCACCGACAGCAGGGACCGGCGGCGACCGCGGCGAACGAGCAGACGGGGCAGAGAGCACCGGGATCCGCGGGGACAAACTCGGAGTTGGCAGAGGGCGGCGGGGCGCCTGGAGATCAGAGCAGGAACAGCACTCTGATCGCG TTGCAGGAGACTGTGAAGAGGAAGCTGGAGAATGCAGGCTCTCCACTCAGTCGTGACCAAGTTAACGGCTTTGGTGATGGCTACCCTCCATCCAAAAAGTCCTGTCTAGAAGATGCTTTGAGTGGCATTAATGGAGCAACGAATGGAGCTTTGCCTCCTCTTTCCCCTCTGGATAGTAAGCATGGCATATGTCCTGACTCTCTGGGAATGAACGGTACACATGCCACAGGTGGTGTGGAGCCAAACGGAGTTGGGCTGCCTGATGGATGTGGGGTGCGGGGCAGCGAGTCGGACATTCGCCTGAAAGAGATGAAGCAAGAGCCAATGGACGACATCCTGCCCACTGGAGGAGGAAATGGTAACATCATTcttcctgacctcaacctgaatGAGCAGGAATGGACTGAGCTCATGGAGGAGTTCAACCGCTCTGTTCCCTATGAGGAGATCCAGGAGCTCTTCAATGATGGTTTTGAGGACCGGAAGGACCCTGATTTGTCGGCTGGCGGTCCACCATCCAACCTACTGCCTGCAGACCTTGCCAGCGTGGTAAAAGCTGAGTTTTCACCGGCCCCAACTTCATCCTCAGCTGCTTTTGAGCAGGACTCGCGCACTGGTTCCCCTCATGTCCCACCCTCCTCATCTGGGCCTTTGCTTCACACTGGTTCCCCAGTCACAGCTCCCTCAGCAGCCTCCTCTCCGGCCTTGCCCGGGCCCCAGcactctcagcagcagcagcagcagcaacaacagcagcagcaacaatcaGGCCAGCCGTCTAGACCTCTCCAGAACCACCTGCTGACTGGAGCCCCTAAAGACCTCTCGCCTGCTCAGCAGCTCCAACAGCTGGCTGCGAGGGAGCAGCAGAGGGCGCAGCTGATGCAGAGCCACCAGCACCAGTCACAGAAACAACAGCAGCcgaaacaacagcagcagcagcagcagcaagcacCCAAATTCCACCAGCAGTCCAATATCCCATCCACCTGGTCCCAGAACACTCCCACCCAGAGTCAGATGGGAGGCACTTTTGGCCTGGAAAAACCCACCAGCCCCTCGCTTTACCCTTCAGACTTTCAGAATTCAAAACCTCTGCTCATGCCAGGGCAGCAGCCCAACAAAGGCTCACCCAAAGCGGGTGCCCCTGGAGGGTATATGCCGCAAGGTGCCCATCCCATGCTGGGTCACCCAGCACCTCCCTCTGGCACCCTCAGTCACCCGTCTGGCCCAGGGGCCATGTTGGACTACAGGAACACTAAGCCCCTGAGCCACTATGAAGCAGGAGGACCCAGAGGCTCTGCAGCCCCACCGCTGCAAAATAAAGCAGCCCTGCTCAACCTTCtccgccagcagcagcagcagcagcagcagcagcaacaacaacaacaacaacaacaacaacaacaacagcagcagcagcagcagcagcagcagcaacaacagatGAAGCAAAGGCCAGGTGGCATGCAATACAGACCCCCAGCACATCTACCGCACAGTCAG CAGGAGCCTGGCACTTACCCTTCAGGTCCTCATGTCCCAGGCCCTGGTGGTGCCATGACAGGGCAGCCAGGTGGCAGTGGCATGTCAACAAACCATGGTACCGTGCCCTATATGAGCAacctgcagaaacagcagcagatgCAAATGCTGAATCCACAACAGAAACAGTTCATTTTGGGACAACAGAGACAGATGATGGCAGAACAG GagaagcagcggcagcagcaggaaCAGCAAATGCAGAGGCATCTGACCCGCCCCCCGCCGCAGTACCAGGACCAACAGAACCCCTCTGCCCAGCAGAACCCATTCCAGCAGCAACAAGTCTCACAGTTTCCAG GTTCCTCTCAGCCTATGGGCAATGTGAATTCCCTCGGTGGTCCTGCTCCCAGCGCTCAGCGCATGTTCACACAAACACAATCCATGATGGGAATGGGTCAGGGCAGTGGCCCCACCCCCGGTGCTCCTTCAGCTGCCAGTCAAGCAGAAATGAGCCTGTCATCCTGCACAGGTGGGCTTGATGTGCAACAGGTTCTATATGGCAACATGCCCATGCACCCATCTCATCCTAACCAGCAGAGAGTTCCTGTGTCGGCCATGTCTGCAGCTTACAGACAGAACATTCTGGCCCAGCAGCAGGCCCAGCAGCAGGCCCATCTCAAGAGCCAGCCTAATGCTGCTTTGttaaaacagcaacagcagcagcagcagttagctCGTCTCCCTAACATGTCCAACACATTAGCTAACAACATGAACTCCGCCATGCCCAGCAGTATACCAGGTGCAATGCCACCACAGtcctggcagcagcagcagcaacagtctCACCCTGCCCTCCAGCAGAGCATGGCAGGCCAGCCTAACCCCAGCAGCGGTGGCATGCCCACTGGCTTTCCCGGTTCTGGCTTCCACATACAACCACGAATGCCCAAACTTCCAGGAAGCAGCCCTTTCACTCAAGCTGCCATGGGCAACGGCACGACAAGCAGGGCCATGGCAGGCATGAACCCTGGGCAGATGATGCCCAACATGGCTCAACAAAGGACCAACAACCCTGGCATGGGTCAGCAGCTGCCTCCTCCCAATCAGCAGCAGCCTCAGCAGGGACAGCAAGCGCCACCTCAGTCCCAGCAAGTGTTGCCTGACCTGAGCTCGTTCGGGCAGTCGCAGGGATCTCAGGTGCCCAACCGTACAGCAGGCATGCAGTGCAACCAAGCGTTCCAGGTCAACGGGACTGCCGGTCAGCAGATGCAGTTTGCTTACAGCAACCAGCCTAACCTCCTCGGGGAGAGCGATTTGGACTCCCTGTTAAAGAACCAGACCCAGGAGTGGATGGATGATCTGGACGAGCTGCTGGCTTGTCATCATTGA